One Thermoanaerobaculia bacterium DNA segment encodes these proteins:
- a CDS encoding winged helix-turn-helix domain-containing protein has product MSREDAAEKGRPFEIGPWRVEPGLDRIRRGSDSVALEPRAMDLLVFLARHAGETVSKETLLQEVWKGAFVVEGVIPKTLSALRAALGDDASHPTFVLTVPRRGYRLVAPVRWLEEPPGGDPGPAGAELLAAGGAAEISERRAVPPVEGDKPALAGSPRWLPADRRRRLISMTLGLAVAGTLGWLVLASGEHPLFAPSRSAPPVPDAVERLVLEARNLWAQRGVESVRRATELMQEAVKEAPASAEAHAWLALSLMTRASYLGGGEAACAQAAEQARLAIGLDPDDPIALCAAGFLALQVDFDARRAIANLERSVALDPKFVPARQFLAEALTIAGEHERALAEIDQALALEPLSALLYGVRGNILLRADRPLAALEAYERVLVLEPKFTWVYRNRARPLVQLGREQEALESLYSERRLTNERPEHLATLRAAIDREGFEGYWRWRLERYAALRAQGIEPRSFPLAEALAGAGEPEAALAELARSAVCPDVDTFLYGRESPAFDSLRHDPRFVAIYARFGL; this is encoded by the coding sequence ATGAGCCGGGAGGACGCAGCGGAGAAGGGGCGGCCGTTCGAGATCGGACCGTGGCGGGTCGAGCCCGGGCTCGACCGGATCCGGCGCGGGAGCGATTCGGTCGCGCTCGAGCCGAGGGCCATGGACCTGCTCGTCTTTCTGGCGCGCCACGCGGGCGAGACGGTGTCGAAAGAGACCCTTCTGCAAGAGGTCTGGAAGGGCGCCTTCGTCGTCGAAGGCGTCATCCCGAAAACACTCTCCGCCTTGCGGGCGGCGCTCGGCGACGACGCCTCGCACCCGACCTTCGTCCTTACCGTGCCGCGACGCGGTTACCGTCTCGTCGCGCCAGTGCGCTGGCTCGAAGAGCCGCCGGGTGGAGATCCGGGGCCGGCCGGCGCGGAGCTGCTTGCGGCTGGCGGCGCGGCGGAGATCTCGGAGCGTCGTGCGGTGCCTCCGGTCGAGGGAGACAAGCCAGCGCTCGCGGGAAGCCCGAGATGGCTCCCCGCGGACCGTCGCCGCCGCCTGATTTCCATGACGCTCGGGCTCGCCGTGGCCGGCACTCTGGGGTGGCTCGTCCTCGCCTCGGGCGAGCACCCCCTCTTCGCGCCGTCGCGTTCTGCCCCTCCCGTCCCCGATGCGGTCGAGCGTCTGGTGCTCGAGGCGCGCAACCTCTGGGCGCAACGCGGAGTCGAGTCGGTGCGTCGTGCCACCGAACTGATGCAGGAGGCGGTGAAGGAGGCTCCGGCATCGGCCGAGGCTCACGCCTGGCTGGCGCTCTCGTTGATGACCCGGGCGAGCTACCTCGGCGGGGGAGAGGCCGCCTGCGCACAGGCTGCCGAGCAGGCGCGGCTCGCGATCGGGCTCGATCCGGACGATCCGATCGCGCTCTGCGCGGCGGGATTCCTGGCGCTCCAGGTCGATTTCGACGCCCGGCGCGCGATCGCGAATCTGGAACGATCGGTCGCGCTCGATCCGAAGTTCGTGCCGGCGCGACAGTTCCTCGCCGAGGCGTTGACGATCGCCGGCGAGCACGAGCGCGCCCTCGCGGAGATCGATCAGGCGCTGGCGCTCGAACCCCTCTCGGCGCTCCTCTACGGTGTCCGCGGCAACATCCTCCTGCGAGCGGATCGACCGCTGGCGGCGCTGGAGGCCTATGAACGCGTGCTCGTTCTCGAGCCGAAGTTCACCTGGGTGTACCGCAATCGCGCCCGGCCGCTCGTCCAGCTGGGCAGGGAGCAGGAGGCCCTGGAGTCGCTCTATAGCGAGAGGCGTCTCACGAACGAACGTCCGGAGCATCTGGCGACCCTGCGTGCGGCCATCGATCGCGAGGGGTTCGAAGGCTACTGGCGTTGGCGACTCGAGCGCTACGCGGCGCTGCGCGCGCAGGGCATCGAACCGCGCTCCTTCCCGCTGGCCGAGGCGCTCGCCGGGGCGGGCGAGCCGGAGGCGGCGCTCGCCGAGCTCGCCCGATCCGCCGTCTGCCCGGACGTCGACACTTTCCTCTACGGCCGCGAGAGCCCGGCCTTCGACAGTCTGCGCCACGACCCGCGCTTCGTCGCGATCTACGCGCGATTCGGCCTGTAG
- a CDS encoding DMT family transporter encodes MSDLSGAVVLALVAAVGWSLFDLERRLLSARVEAMALVAWVTLGALPPLAIWAALSGASGPQGVLQAEPGYWLPAISSVVINLVANFTYFRSLQLSPLSKTLPMLSFTPAFAAVLAALFLGERLGLRAVAGLLLVVFGALLLTLREGSGLQGFFSGLLEDRGCRLMVGVALLWSATLLLDKQALAAGSPHLHALVLNGGVALGALSVLGVRGDLRTLGGLRGSGWLLMLAVATGAVALGSQLVALGGVPVGFLETVKRGVGGVLAVVWGRTLFAEPVTAAKFAAVGLMTVGVALVVL; translated from the coding sequence ATGTCGGATCTGTCCGGAGCGGTCGTCCTCGCTCTCGTCGCGGCGGTCGGCTGGTCGTTGTTCGACCTCGAACGGCGCCTCCTCTCGGCGCGCGTCGAGGCGATGGCGCTGGTCGCCTGGGTGACGCTCGGAGCGCTGCCGCCGCTGGCGATCTGGGCGGCGCTCAGCGGGGCGAGTGGCCCTCAGGGAGTCCTGCAGGCAGAGCCCGGCTACTGGCTGCCCGCGATCAGCTCGGTCGTGATCAACCTGGTCGCGAACTTCACCTACTTCCGCTCGCTGCAGCTCTCGCCGCTCTCCAAGACACTGCCGATGCTCTCCTTCACGCCCGCCTTCGCCGCCGTCCTCGCGGCGCTCTTTCTCGGCGAGCGCCTGGGCCTGCGAGCCGTCGCCGGGCTCCTTCTCGTGGTGTTCGGAGCGCTGTTGCTCACGCTGCGCGAAGGGAGCGGTCTGCAGGGATTCTTCTCCGGCCTCCTCGAGGACCGCGGCTGCCGTCTCATGGTGGGCGTCGCTCTCCTCTGGTCGGCGACCCTGCTGCTCGACAAGCAGGCGCTGGCCGCCGGGTCGCCGCATCTGCACGCACTGGTGCTGAATGGCGGCGTGGCGCTGGGCGCCTTGTCCGTGCTCGGTGTGCGCGGCGACCTGCGAACGCTCGGGGGCTTGCGCGGCAGCGGATGGCTGCTGATGCTCGCGGTCGCCACGGGTGCCGTCGCGCTGGGCAGTCAGCTCGTGGCGCTCGGCGGGGTTCCGGTCGGTTTCCTCGAAACCGTGAAGCGTGGAGTCGGGGGAGTTCTCGCGGTGGTGTGGGGGCGCACTCTCTTCGCCGAGCCGGTGACCGCGGCCAAGTTCGCGGCCGTCGGTCTGATGACCGTGGGCGTCGCGCTGGTCGTGCTCTGA